Below is a window of Picosynechococcus sp. PCC 7002 DNA.
TAACACGGCAAAACTGAAATCTGCGCCATCAATCTTGGCATTCTCAAAGGTAGATCGCAGGAGAATCGCCTCCACAAAAATCGCATCGGTCAAATCGGCCCCAGTAAACTTAGAGAGATAGGCGATGCCATTGGTAAAATCGGCCCCGTGGAGGTTGGTCGTTTCCAGTAACGTACTGTTAAAAACAGCCCCCCGGAGATCACTGCCGCTTAAATCTGCGTTGGTAAGATTCACCTGGGAAAATTCAACCCCTTGGAGGTTTTGCCCCGCAAAATTGCTGCCGGCGAGATCTTCACTGTCGATCGCCGACCGAGATGTAGCCGCAGGACTGGCCCCGTAAGCCGGTGTCCCCCAACAAAGCCCGAAAATGACGAAACCTAAAACAACAATGCGCGCTAAAACCTTCATAACCCTCAACTCGCCTGACATTTAACAAAATTTTTCCAAAGGATATTCTAAAAGATTCTCGGAAAGGGAGGAAATCCGATAGAGTTTTTGGAAAACCTCTCTAGCACGTTTGCCTCGAATCTATGACAACTCCAAATTGGTCTGCTCTCCTCCAACAACTCATCAATGGCGAATCCCTAAGCCAAACCCAAGCCTCTCAACTCATGGAAGGTTGGCTACAAGAGGCGATTTCTCCAGCCCTATCTGGAGCTATACTTGCGGCGCTACAAACAAAGGGAGTTTCGGCTGATGAGCTGACGGGGATGGCCCAAGTTCTCAAAGCCCAATCCCGGCAACAACAGCTGTTAAGCCATGGGCAACCGGTGATTGATACCTGCGGCACCGGGGGAGATGGTTCTTCTACCTTTAATATTTCGACGGCGGTGGCCTTCGTGACGGCAGCCGCTGGGGTGAAAGTTGCCAAACATGGTAATCGCTCAGCTTCGAGCAAAGTCGGCTCAGCGGATGTCTTAGAAGCCCTGGGGGTTAACCTTGGTGCTCCTACGGAAAAAGTCCATGGGGCCCTTGATGCGGTGGGCATTACGTTCCTGTTTGCCCCTGGCTGGCATCCGGCGATGAAAAATGTGGCCCCGATCCGTCGCGAACTCAAGATTCGTACGGTGTTTAATCTGTTGGGGCCGTTGGTCAATCCCCTCCAGCCCACAGGCCAGATTATTGGTGTTTATGATTCGCAGTTTATTGAACGGATGGCCCAAGCGCTCAATCAACTGGGAACCCCTAAGGCGATGGTGCTCCATGGTCGGGAAGGCTTAGATGAAGCGGGCCTTGGGGATAAAACGGATTTGGCCCTTGTGAATGGTGGTGCAGTCACAACTAGCGTTTTAGATCCAGTTGCTCTGGGTTTAACGCCTGTTTCCTTGCAAGCGTTGAAGGGCGGCGATGTGCCTGTAAACCAGGAGATTTTAACGAATATTCTCCAGGGGAAAGGAACCCAGGCCCAACGAGATGCGGTGGCTTTGAATGCGGGGTTGGCACTCCAGGTGGCGGAAGTGGTGCCCTGGGGGGATCATCTCGCAGGCGTTCAAAAAGCTCAAACGGTAATGGCTAGCGGGGCAGCTTGGGACAAACTCCAGACCTTAGTCAATTTCTTAAAATAATTTTTATGGCGATCGCCGCCCTGGAAAATCTAGCGCCAATGGTTGTGACTACCACAGCTAAATTTTCACTGGATAAATTTTCACCGGAAAACCATATACCAAGGATGAATCCTCTTTTTTTATGACTGTCCAAGCCGACATTTTGACCCGTGCTGTTCTTTTGAATTCGCAGCGGCGACCCACCCCAGAGGCCCTCACGGCACAGTTGCTTGGCCTAGAAAAAACAGCAAAATGGGAGAAGCGGACTTATCCTTTTGTGTCTCTCTTAGGTACCTGGCAGCTCACCTTTATTACGGGCACCAAAAAAGCCCAAAAACAAGCGGGAAAAGTGCTGGGTCAGGGGCGCTATTTACCCCAGTGGGTCACGGTGGCGATCGCCTATGCTGCCCAGACAGAGCAAGACTCAACAACGCCCTGGCAGCAGGGCAGCGTTACCAACAAAGTTCACTTGGGGCCATTGCATTTATCCTTAACTGGCCCGGTGAAATTTCAGACTCAAAAACGGTTACTCGCCTTCGACTTTACCCAACTCACCGTAAGCTTGGGGGGATTGAGGCTTTATCGAGGCCAAATCCGGGGCGGTGAAACGGCCAGGCAAGATTTCTACGCAACAACCATTGGGAAACAGGCCTTTTTCAGTTACTTTTACGTCTCCCCCGATGTCATTGCGGCCCGTGGTCGTGGTGGTGGTTTAGCCCTCTGGGTTAAAGCTGAAACGAGTTAGACAGTTACTTTTACGGCTAATTTAACGGCCCAACTTATTTGGAATTCCCTCGCAGCCCCCAGGAACCGTGGCCCGACTTTTTTCACCGCACCAAGCACAGCAATAGTAACGTAGCTCTTCTCCCATGCGCTTTACGTTTGTAAAGTCAACATTTTCCACCACGGCCCCCGTATATTCGCCAGTGCGGTAGTTGGGTGACTTTGCTTTAATGCGGGGACTCGCCGTTTCAAAGGGGCCATAAAAGAAAATTGTGCCTTTCACGTCCGCCAGCCGCAGATTCGCATCCACCAAAATGGTGCGAGAAAGATTTGCCCGGACTAGGTCGCAGTTTTGTAAGTTCGCCCGGACTAAATTGGCTTCACTGAGCTCTGTCCAGCGCAGATCCATGTTAGCGAGATTTGCCCCTGCCAGCATTACCCCTAAATCGATCACGCGGACGCCCCATTCTCTGTCTTCGGCATAGCTACCCGTGCCATCGAGGATCGCACGCCCCAAACGACCATCCCGCTTCAGGGGGGTCAAAAATCGGGATTGGGAAAGAAATCGCAGAATTTTTGCTTTCCCACCAGCATCGACACTACTCAAAATGGCGGCGGTTCTCCCTTCGGCGATCGCCCTTTCTTGGGGCCAGTCTTCCAAAAGTCCTTCTTCGTTCAGGGCGAGGTCAGAAATCCCTTGGAAATAGGTGTCAATGGTTTGCTGCTGGGTAATGCGGTTTTGTTGGATGGTCAAATCACGGGAGATCACGTATTGTTCCCAGGCGACATAAACGGCCAGCACAGCGATCATAATTTGCCCCAAAGCCCCTACCCAGTCCGCCCAGGAGCCAAATTCATCCCAGACAATCTGGTTGAGCCAATGGCCTACCAATCGATAGAAACCGAGAAATCTCAACAAACTGGCGATCGCCACCAAAAAGGCCACCACACCAATGAGGGTACGCCGTTCTTCGGGGGTCAAAAAAGTCCCTAGCCAATTTTTCAGGGAAGGCAAAATAATCCGTAACGAGAGTAAGAGGGTGACGAGGGTGCCTGATAGTCCGAGCCAAGGCCAATGACTAAACAAACCCAATGCCGTCACGGCGATCGCCGTTGAAATGAGCCAAGGACTACCAGGATCAATTTTGCGCAGATAAAAGTGCCGTGCCGCCAAATCCGAACGGGGTGGTGGAATTTTTATCGGTTGAGATCCCGCCTGCTCCGAGGCCGTTGTTAATTCAGATTCGGGAGACTTTCCCTCAAGCTCAGTCCCCTCAGGCGATGGATTTGGTTTCCCTTGGCTCATAAACCCCCGAAAACAGAATTTTTAAGCAATTGTAGCGGATTCATCCCCCCGCGATTCCCAGAAAAATTCCCCCTTTCGTGACAGAAAGAGGGAACACTATATCTCAAAAATAGAACCGAAATTTAGGCTTTAGAGATTATTCAAGACCACTTTAGCTGCGGCCAAGGTTTTTTCAATATCTTCATCAGTGTGGGCAAGGGAGGTAAAACCAGCCTCAAACTGAGAGGGGGCAAGATAAATTCCCTGTTCCAACATCCCACGGTGATAGCGGCTGAACTTGTGTAAGTCCGATTTCTTCGCATCTTCGTAATTACGGACAGGTTCTCCCGTGAAAAACATGCCGAACATACCACTGATGTTACCACCCGTGACTTCATGACCCGCTTCCCGGGCAATGCTCAACAAGCCATCAATTAACTTTTTCGTGATGGTTTCCAATTGCCCGTACATACCAGGACGTTGGAGTAATTCAAGGGTTTTAATGCCCGCTGTCATCGCCAAGGGGTTCCCTGAGAGGGTGCCTGCCTGGTACATCGGCCCCGCCGGAGCCACCATGGACATAATGTCTTTGCGGCCACCATAGGCTCCCACAGGTAGCCCGCCACCAATTACTTTACCCAGGGTGGTGAGATCTGGGGTCACGCCAAATTTTTCTTGGGCACCACCATAGGAAATTCGGAAGCCTGTCATCACCTCATCAAAAACCAGTAAGGCGTCATGTTCTTTGGTAATTTCCCGCAATCCTTCGAGGAAACCGGCATCGGGAAGCACAAACCCAGAATTACCGACCACAGGCTCTAGGATCACCCCGGCAATTTCACCGGGATTTTCTGCGAATAATTTTTTGACCGCTTCAAGGTCATTATAAGGGGCAGTCAATGTGGCGGCGGTGGTGGTTTTGGGCACACCAGGAGAATCAGGTAAACCGAGGGTTGCCACTCCAGATCCGGCCTGCACCAGGAACATATCAGCATGGCCGTGGTAGCAACCTTCAAATTTGATGATTTTTTCTCGCCCCGTGAAAGCTCGCATCAAACGTAACACCGACATGCAAGCTTCCGTACCGGAATTCACAAAGCGCACCATTTCAATGCTGGGAACTGCATTGATCACCATTTCAGCCAAGATATTTTCTTTGAGGCAAGGGGCACCAAAGCTTGTTCCTTTTTCGAGGGTTTCCCGGAGTGCTGCATTAACTTCATCATTGGCATGGCCGCAGATGGCTGGCCCCCAAGTGCCCACATAGTCAATGTACTCGTTGCCATCGACGTCCCAAACGCGGGAGCCTTTGACGCGATCAAAAACAATGGGCTGTCCGCCAACGGATTTAAAGGCCCGCACCGGGGAGCTAACACCACCAGGCATCAGCTTTTGGGCGGCACTAAAAATCTCTTCGGATTTGGTTGTGTTTAAGGCTGTAGTCACCAAACGTTTTCTCCTTGTCGCAAATTTTCTTAAAGCTTATTTTTGTTAAAATGAGTGGCTCTGATGGCTTTGTGGAAAGCATCCCAATGCAGGGAGCCATTATAACGGATTATCATTTTACGCAGTAACGGTCCCTAAAATGTTTTCCGTTGGAATTCTTGTCGCCTGTGGTTAGTGGGAATTTCCTAGTTTAGTTTATTGTCTTCAACTCCTGGAGTTTTACGCTTTTATGTCCGCGATCGCCGTTCACTTTATGCCCAATGATGTTACCGTCACCGCCACCGCAGGGGAACCGATGATCGAAGTGGCACGGCGGGCTGGGGTGGCGATCCCCACAGGCTGCTTGATGGGCTCATGCCATGCTTGCGAAGTGGAATTAGACGATGGTACAAATCTCTGTGCTTGCATTAGTGGCATCCCTGGCGATCGCCCTGAAATCACCATCCATCTCTTCAGTGACCCCGTTTGGTAAATTGCAGCAGTCTTAGAACAGACCTTCCAAAAAGCCTGTGTCGTAAGGGTTAGAGCTATTCTAATTCTCCCTTTAATCTGTCTGAAGCGTATCATTTTATACAGAATGTTAGTGGTAAACATTTTAAAAACCAGGGTGCCTTAGAATAACCGCAATCAGTCCTTAAACTTGCGTTGGGATTTGATTTTTTGAAAACATCTTTGCTCTGAATAAATGTCAGCAAGTCCTCAATGGTGAAAACCCCAAATCCCATCACCATGAAAACTTTAAGGCCCTTAGGTGCCAGACCGAGCTTGGTGCAGCTTCAGACCATAGATGATTTTTCGGCAACTTTCGTTGATGGCTTTTCAAAAGGTTACTTCTGCTACCATTAGCGAATTTTGCCTGTGTTATTCCATTGAGTGAATGCCTAAACAACATCTCAAACTAATGCCTAAGTCAACTTTTCAACAACGTGGATGGGCACGGGAAGACATGCGGTCTCCCCACACAACAGATAACAGTGTGGTGCTTCGCTTTGCCCGTCAGCTCTCCCGTCACTTCTCCCCTGCCTGGCTTGCCTGTATTCCCTTAGCGGCGATTATCACCGTCGTCTGGGGAACTGCAGCAATGGCACAATCCGACGCCGTCGATGCCGCAGGTCAAGTCCAAATTATCCTAGACACGATCTTCCTGTTGATTGCGTCCGTCCTTGTTATTTTCATGAATGCAGGGTTCGGAATGCTTGAAGCTGGTTTTTGTCGTCAAAAAAATGCGGTCAATATCCTCTCCAAGAACTTGATTGTCTTCGCCGTTGCCACCATTGCTTATTGGGCGGTTGGTTATGCCTTTATGTATGGCGATGGAAATACTTTTATCGGTCTGAAGGGCTTTTTCTTCAACGGTAGTAGTATTCCCTACAGTGGAGATGGTAGTGAATGGTACATCGAAGAAGTTATTGATGGTGAAACAGTTCAAATTCTTCAGTTCGTACCGGAAAGTGTCTCCTTCCTGTTCCAGGTTGCCTTCGCCGCCACCGCTGCCACCATCGTCTCTGGGGCTGTCGCTGAGAGGATTAAATTCGACGCTTTCTTGATTTTCAGCTTCCTTTTAGTGGCGATTTCCTATCCCATTACAGGTCACTGGCAGTGGGATGGCGAATGGCTGTCTGCACTTCCTTTCCTCGGTGTGGATGAAGAAGGGGCTGCTTTATTTGGTTTCCATGATTTTGCTGGTTCAACCATTGTTCACTCCGTTGGTGGTTGGGCTGCCCTTGTGGGTGCTGCAGTAGTCGGGCCTCGCCTCGGCAAATACCGTGATGGTCAAGTCCACGCCATTCCTGGTCACAACATGAGTATTGCGACCTTAGGCTGTCTAATTCTTTGGATTGGCTGGTTTGGTTTTAACCCCGGTTCTCAATTGGCAGCAGATGCTGCGGTGCCTTACATCGCAATCACTACAAACCTTTCGGCTGCAGCTGGGGGAATCACCGCAACCGCAACCTCTTGGATCAAAGATGGGAAGCCAGACCTGTCTATGATTATTAACGGTATTTTGGCTGGTCTCGTTGGGATTACAGCCGGTTGTGATGGCGTCAGTTTCTTTTCTGCTGTGATCATCGGGGCGATCGCCGGTGTACTCGTCGTCTTCTCTGTGGCCTTCTTCGATGCTATTAAAATCGATGACCCCGTTGGTGCGACCTCTGTACACCTCGTCTGCGGTATCTGGGGAACTCTTGCCGTTGGTCTGTTCAAGATGGATGGGGGTTTATTCACTGGCGGTGGCATCCAACAGCTGATTGCCCAAATCGTCGGAATTCTTTCCATTGGTGGCTTTACCGTCGCCTTTAGCTTTATTGTTTGGTATGCCCTATCGGCAGTCCTTGGTGGAATTCGCGTCGAAAAAGACGAGGAACTCCGGGGTCTCGACATTGGTGAGCACGGCATGGAAGCTTACAGCGGCTTTGTTAAAGAGTCCGATGTTATCTTCCGAGGGACTGCCACTGGTTCCGAAACCGAAGGATAAATCCTCCCAGGAAATCCTTAAAACAATCTAAAGAAATTTTTCCTAACCTTCCTTACCCAAGGGAGGTTTTTTATGTGAGTTCACATTTTGTTACGTTACCCAATCAATACTTGAGCCGCTCAAAAAGTCTGACCTAGAGCAGAAAGTCCCTGAGTATATCGACTCATTAATCCGGTCTTTCCGCTTGGTTTCTTGAGTTGATTTTCTGCGAAATTTTGGAAATTCAGAGATCTAACCTTAGGGGGAGTCCACTTAAAAACGGCTCTGCTCAACCTTGCAAATGCCCTACTCTTCTTCTGTCTAGCCCAAGCACTCCCTGAGAAAATTAGCGGCGATCGCCTATAAACATGAAGTTTTATGACAGATCTTTTTACAAGATGTAATGTTTAAATGCCGGCAGACGTTGTATAACATTTACCTAAGATTAAGAGTCACTCGCAGTACTCCTTAGAAACCCCATAGGTTCCAAGGAACTAGCATGAACTTTATCTGGCAACTTTAAGAATCTGAGAAATTCAATGAATGTAAAGTTTCTTAAATGCCAAGGTGAAAAACAAGCAAAAATAGCTGACACTCTTAATTGGCTTTGGGGATTAAGTTTCCAACTCGAAAACAAAACCTTTTATCGACTCTAGGATTTTGTTTTCAGCAAGAGAGCCCCTCAGCACTTGCTTCACTCTTGTTAGTAAGCAAACCGCACAAAATAAATCCCACTCATCAAAATATAAGTAGGAGATAAAAACATGTTTGATATTTTTACCCGGGTTGTTTCTCAGGCTGATGCCCGAGGTGAGTTCATTTCTAGCGACAAGCTCGAAGCTCTCAAAAAAGTTGTTGCCGAAGGTACCAAGCGTTCTGATGCCGTAAGCCGCATGACCAACAATGCGTCTTCCATCGTTACTAACGCTGCTCGTCAACTCTTCGCTGACCAGCCCCAACTCATCGCTCCCGGTGGAAATGCTTACACCAACCGTCGCATGGCTGCTTGTCTTCGCGACATGGAAATCATCCTCCGTTATGTAACCTACGCAACCTTCACTGGTGATGCGTCTGTACTCAACGACCGCTGCCTCAATGGCCTCCGTGAAACCTACGTTGCGCTTGGTGTTCCCGGTGCTTCCGTTGCTGCTGGTGTACGTGCAATGGGTAAAGCTGCTGTAGCGATTGTTATGGATCCCGCTGGTGTAACTTCCGGTGACTGCAGCTCTCTCCAACAGGAAATCGAACTCTACTTCGAAACTGCTGCAAAAGCTGTTGAATAATCTTTTTTAATTCAACTCTGACATTTTTCGTTTTAAGTCTTACCGATACCGTAAGACGCTCTTTTAAA
It encodes the following:
- a CDS encoding pentapeptide repeat-containing protein; translation: MKVLARIVVLGFVIFGLCWGTPAYGASPAATSRSAIDSEDLAGSNFAGQNLQGVEFSQVNLTNADLSGSDLRGAVFNSTLLETTNLHGADFTNGIAYLSKFTGADLTDAIFVEAILLRSTFENAKIDGADFSFAVLDGPQQKKLCAVATGVNPVTGIATADSLGC
- the hemL gene encoding glutamate-1-semialdehyde 2,1-aminomutase; protein product: MVTTALNTTKSEEIFSAAQKLMPGGVSSPVRAFKSVGGQPIVFDRVKGSRVWDVDGNEYIDYVGTWGPAICGHANDEVNAALRETLEKGTSFGAPCLKENILAEMVINAVPSIEMVRFVNSGTEACMSVLRLMRAFTGREKIIKFEGCYHGHADMFLVQAGSGVATLGLPDSPGVPKTTTAATLTAPYNDLEAVKKLFAENPGEIAGVILEPVVGNSGFVLPDAGFLEGLREITKEHDALLVFDEVMTGFRISYGGAQEKFGVTPDLTTLGKVIGGGLPVGAYGGRKDIMSMVAPAGPMYQAGTLSGNPLAMTAGIKTLELLQRPGMYGQLETITKKLIDGLLSIAREAGHEVTGGNISGMFGMFFTGEPVRNYEDAKKSDLHKFSRYHRGMLEQGIYLAPSQFEAGFTSLAHTDEDIEKTLAAAKVVLNNL
- the trpD gene encoding anthranilate phosphoribosyltransferase, which translates into the protein MTTPNWSALLQQLINGESLSQTQASQLMEGWLQEAISPALSGAILAALQTKGVSADELTGMAQVLKAQSRQQQLLSHGQPVIDTCGTGGDGSSTFNISTAVAFVTAAAGVKVAKHGNRSASSKVGSADVLEALGVNLGAPTEKVHGALDAVGITFLFAPGWHPAMKNVAPIRRELKIRTVFNLLGPLVNPLQPTGQIIGVYDSQFIERMAQALNQLGTPKAMVLHGREGLDEAGLGDKTDLALVNGGAVTTSVLDPVALGLTPVSLQALKGGDVPVNQEILTNILQGKGTQAQRDAVALNAGLALQVAEVVPWGDHLAGVQKAQTVMASGAAWDKLQTLVNFLK
- a CDS encoding 2Fe-2S iron-sulfur cluster-binding protein, encoding MSAIAVHFMPNDVTVTATAGEPMIEVARRAGVAIPTGCLMGSCHACEVELDDGTNLCACISGIPGDRPEITIHLFSDPVW
- a CDS encoding phycocyanin subunit beta, with protein sequence MFDIFTRVVSQADARGEFISSDKLEALKKVVAEGTKRSDAVSRMTNNASSIVTNAARQLFADQPQLIAPGGNAYTNRRMAACLRDMEIILRYVTYATFTGDASVLNDRCLNGLRETYVALGVPGASVAAGVRAMGKAAVAIVMDPAGVTSGDCSSLQQEIELYFETAAKAVE
- a CDS encoding pentapeptide repeat-containing protein; amino-acid sequence: MSQGKPNPSPEGTELEGKSPESELTTASEQAGSQPIKIPPPRSDLAARHFYLRKIDPGSPWLISTAIAVTALGLFSHWPWLGLSGTLVTLLLSLRIILPSLKNWLGTFLTPEERRTLIGVVAFLVAIASLLRFLGFYRLVGHWLNQIVWDEFGSWADWVGALGQIMIAVLAVYVAWEQYVISRDLTIQQNRITQQQTIDTYFQGISDLALNEEGLLEDWPQERAIAEGRTAAILSSVDAGGKAKILRFLSQSRFLTPLKRDGRLGRAILDGTGSYAEDREWGVRVIDLGVMLAGANLANMDLRWTELSEANLVRANLQNCDLVRANLSRTILVDANLRLADVKGTIFFYGPFETASPRIKAKSPNYRTGEYTGAVVENVDFTNVKRMGEELRYYCCAWCGEKSRATVPGGCEGIPNKLGR
- a CDS encoding ammonium transporter: MRSPHTTDNSVVLRFARQLSRHFSPAWLACIPLAAIITVVWGTAAMAQSDAVDAAGQVQIILDTIFLLIASVLVIFMNAGFGMLEAGFCRQKNAVNILSKNLIVFAVATIAYWAVGYAFMYGDGNTFIGLKGFFFNGSSIPYSGDGSEWYIEEVIDGETVQILQFVPESVSFLFQVAFAATAATIVSGAVAERIKFDAFLIFSFLLVAISYPITGHWQWDGEWLSALPFLGVDEEGAALFGFHDFAGSTIVHSVGGWAALVGAAVVGPRLGKYRDGQVHAIPGHNMSIATLGCLILWIGWFGFNPGSQLAADAAVPYIAITTNLSAAAGGITATATSWIKDGKPDLSMIINGILAGLVGITAGCDGVSFFSAVIIGAIAGVLVVFSVAFFDAIKIDDPVGATSVHLVCGIWGTLAVGLFKMDGGLFTGGGIQQLIAQIVGILSIGGFTVAFSFIVWYALSAVLGGIRVEKDEELRGLDIGEHGMEAYSGFVKESDVIFRGTATGSETEG